A region of the Candidatus Neomarinimicrobiota bacterium genome:
CCTGAGGTTGAAACGCGGAAAACGGGGAACTGGGTTTCTGAGGATATCCTGGCCAGGGAGCAGCTGACAGACCGTTCTGTCCGTCCGTTTAAGATTCCCTATGTGGATGAAGATTGGATTATGGGACACACTGCAGAAGCCCCTGAACTTGAAGCAGCGATTCAGGATGCTCTACAAAATCCTCAGAAGTTCGCAGCACAACGAAAGTACTGGGCTGAACAGAGCTGTTGGAAGGCCGATGGCAAATCATCAAGTCGAATCAGTCATATGATTGAGCAATATTTGAAGGATGGCTCAGCCACACAGGTAACACACTAATGTCAGTGAAACCTTGTCTTTACAGTTTGCTTAATTATATAATCAGGTCCTGAAACTGTAGGGCGGGATATTCATCTTGAATGATATTAAAATCTTAGGTTTATGAAAAAAATAAAGGTGTGATGTGAGAGCAATAATTCTAGCAGCCGGTATAGGTTCCCGCCTTGGGAATCCCCGTCCTAAGCCCCTGACCAAACTTTCCACGGGGGAAATGATTATGGGCAGACAGGTTGATTATCTAAAACAAGTTGTCTCAGTAGATGACATTTTTGTTGTGATTGGGTTTAAAAAAGACCTTATCATGGAAGAATTTTCTGAACTGACCTATGTCTTTAACAACGTCTATGATAGAACGAACACCTCAAAAAGCCTGCTGAAGGCCATGCGCAAGGTCAGAGCAGATGATGTCATCTGGCTTAACGGCGATGTGGTTTTCGATCCTGAAGTTCTGGCTAGAGTAGTTGATTCAAAAACATCATGTATGGCAGTCAACACCTCATCAGTGGCTGAAGAAGAGGTCAAATATACCCTGTCTACTGATGGTTCAATCAATGAGGTCTCCAAAACGGTAAAGAATGCCCTGGGTGAGTCTGTGGGCATTAACAAAATCATATCAAGTGATGTGCCCCTCCTGATTGAGATGCTGGAACGTTGTGAAGATGATCATTATTTTGAACGTGGCATTGAATTCGCCATTAACGCTGGGTTGAAAATCTATCCTGTTGATGTTTCAGATGTGCTGTGTATTGAGGTTGACTTCACTGAAGATCTTGAAAAAGCCAACAGCGAATTAGGAGAGGTGTGAGCAATTCCTTTTCCACAGCCCTGAAGGTCTTCCAACAATCAAATTTAAGCTATACCATTGGCGCTGAATCGCTGGTTGGACTTGTTGAAGGTGACATTTACAAATACACCCACAATCTGCGCATCTACCTGTTCCCCACCTCTATCCTTCGAATCATCTTGCTGGCCTTTAAGCTTCTGAAATCCGGTGTTATTTTTAAGCCTAAGTATACCCAGGGGCGACTTTTCTATAAACTGAGGTACAAGCCGAGTCTCCTGAAAAAGGAATCAACATTTGTCAGCGTTCTACCTCTGGAATCCACCAATGAAGGGTTTGTTGCATTTTTAGGAGGGCATGACACATTTTTCTCGACTGAAGATTTAAACCAAACTTCCCTTCAGGAAATTGAACTAAACGATCTTTCTGTCATGGTTCCAGAAGATCACATCAATTTTGAGCAAAAATACCGTAGTGAATTGATGTCAGGTTTTTACCAGAAACATGGGGTTCAGTTTGATTCTGAATCTGAGAAAAAAGCTGTCCGGTTCATGCATAAAAATGTGGCAGCAATGAATGAGGCAGGCATTGATTTTTGGATAGAAGGCGGAACCCTTCTCGGAGCTCTCCGAGATCAAAAATTAATTCCCTGGGATCATGATCTTGACTTTGGAATGAAGTACGAATCTGAAGCCCAAATGAAGCGACTCATTCGAAAGTTGCGTCGTCACTTTTATGTAAGTGTACGATCCTTTCCCAGGACCTCCAAAATCTGGCATTTGGGGAATTATCGAGTGCTAAAAATATATCCACGGAAAAACCTGTTCTTTAAAGAAGATTTGTGTCTCGATCTCTTTGTTTACTACGAGGGGACCCTGCCCGGCAAGGATGAGCTTGTCTACAAATATGTGGTCTGGGACAGAAATGCCTACCACCGCAAGGAATTCTTTGACACCACAGAGACCATTAACTTTTATGGCGGCGAGGTTCCCGTCCCTGCCAAAGCAGAGCAGTTTATTGAGGTCAAATATGGCAAGGATTGGCGTACCCCCAAAAAGGAGTGGAAT
Encoded here:
- a CDS encoding phosphocholine cytidylyltransferase family protein — translated: MRAIILAAGIGSRLGNPRPKPLTKLSTGEMIMGRQVDYLKQVVSVDDIFVVIGFKKDLIMEEFSELTYVFNNVYDRTNTSKSLLKAMRKVRADDVIWLNGDVVFDPEVLARVVDSKTSCMAVNTSSVAEEEVKYTLSTDGSINEVSKTVKNALGESVGINKIISSDVPLLIEMLERCEDDHYFERGIEFAINAGLKIYPVDVSDVLCIEVDFTEDLEKANSELGEV
- a CDS encoding LicD family protein, with the translated sequence MSNSFSTALKVFQQSNLSYTIGAESLVGLVEGDIYKYTHNLRIYLFPTSILRIILLAFKLLKSGVIFKPKYTQGRLFYKLRYKPSLLKKESTFVSVLPLESTNEGFVAFLGGHDTFFSTEDLNQTSLQEIELNDLSVMVPEDHINFEQKYRSELMSGFYQKHGVQFDSESEKKAVRFMHKNVAAMNEAGIDFWIEGGTLLGALRDQKLIPWDHDLDFGMKYESEAQMKRLIRKLRRHFYVSVRSFPRTSKIWHLGNYRVLKIYPRKNLFFKEDLCLDLFVYYEGTLPGKDELVYKYVVWDRNAYHRKEFFDTTETINFYGGEVPVPAKAEQFIEVKYGKDWRTPKKEWNVALDDGSIYKED